AATACTAGTCACATTTTATAATGTTGTGGAGTGAGGAACGCCACCTCCCTTTGTGCTGATAATGATACTCTGGTACTCCTGGCTACTGTCGCTTACTGTAAAGACAACTACAAGTTTTATTTTAACACATAACTTGATAAAACTGGTGGTCAACAAAAAGTAGCTTTGAGTGTGACTTGAATGTAGATAATGTTTTTATCAAGCTAACTGCTCACTCTGTATTAATTTTGCAAGGACTGTCCAGCCTATTTGATACTCATTTTATCTCTGGTCCTAATTCTGAGCGTTCAGTGAACTTTATACCACCTCCTCAAATGATTTAATAACACTTAACAGAGCTTTTAGTTATAGGAATTAATTAATAATCCTTAAAACATGTAACATCGGTTATCAtagtcaaaagagaaaaaaagttgaGGCTGTAAAAAATCTTTCCTCGGGCCACACAGTAGCAGATGAGATCCAGACAGTCTAATTTCAGACTGCATTTGGGTACTTATTGGTGAGATGAAGAGCTTTGCCAAAGCTGAAGCAATTACTAGAGGGTGAGGTACAGAAATTCACAAGTCTGGGTCCAGAGGTATTTGAAGTGTTATGGGTTCATTATGGCTGGATATTTTACCTGAAAATGAGGACTGTGATTTCATAGGTACAGAGAAGGACATGTAACATGATGCTATAGTTCAGCATGCTAGTATAGATCTAATGCATGTGGTCTTGAACGAGAGGTAGTGCCAGAATTTAACACTCATTTATGTGGGAACCAGTGGTTACTCTgagtttaaaaatagatatatgtttattttatttaatttccaggTTATCATTCCTCAGAAAAAAGGCAAGAAGGCTACAACTCCAGGAAAGAAGGTGATGGTTTCCCCAACAAAAAAGATTGCAGTTGCCACACCAGGCAAGAAAGCAGTAGTCACCCCTGGCAAAAAGGCAGTGGCTGTGCCAACCCCTGGCAAAAAGGCAGCAGTTACACCAGCCAAAGCATTAGCCACACCTGGTAAGAAGGGAGGCACACCAGGCAAAGCATTGGTAGCAACCCCTGGTAAGAAGGGAGCAGCCACCCCAGTCAAGGGAGCAAAGAACGGCAAGAATGCCAAGAAGGAAGATAgtgatgaggatgatgatgatgacagtgaaGAGGAGGATGACGACGATGAGGAGGATGAGGATGAAGATGAGGATGAATTTCAGCCAGCAGTGATGAAAgctactgctgctgctcctgcctcagATGATGAGGATGATGACGAAGATGAAGACgaagatgaggatgaggatgatgaCGAAGAAGATGGTAAGGTGTTCTATTGGTAGTCCTTGGGCTCTTGTTTGCAAGGTACATTAGGGGTGAGATTGTGGGATGGGTGGGCAACATGCCAACATACTCCTTCCATGACACCATGAGGGTAGATAAAAACCCTCCCAGGGATTCTCTGTGCTGGTTGTGTACTAGGGTGGTAGCCATGAATGATTGCCTGCCCCTGATAAAATGTTTAACAGCACATTCAATGAGTAGTTTTCATAATACAGGGTTTCACTTCCAAGTAATCAGTTAATTCTTGCTATAACTACTAAGCACAGtactgtattatatttttttcctttagatttATCTGGAACTAATGTTGGTTTGGGGATAATTCTCTTGAGTTTTTGACTAGGTAGCTTCTCTTTCAGACTCTGAAGAAGAACCTATGGAGATTGCACCAGCCAAAGGCAAGAAAGCTCCCGTTAAAGCTGTTCCTGTGAAGTCTAAGAGTACAGCTGAGGATGAAGATGAAGAGGACGATGAGGATGATGAAGAGGATGATGAAGATGACGAAGAGGacgatgaagatgatgatgaggaggaggatgaggaagaggaggaggaaggtaatTGAGCTAGATTCTAAAGTGGTTTGGTATGAGTTTTATTTAAAGAAGGTACTGAATATGTGTGGCTACTTATGGGTAACACAGATTGTTTGAAATCTTGTCCAGAACCTGTCAAAGAAGCACCTGGAAAACGAAAGAAGGAAATGGCCAAACAGAAAGCTGCTCCTGAGGCCAAGAAACAGAAAGTGGAAGGTAATTTGTCAGAATGGAGAGTGGGGGGATTTGCACCTAATAGCACAAGTGATGAACAACAAAGGGACTTAATACTGAAACCTGATGTTACATTGCAGTATGCTGATGTGCTGTGTTAAGAAATTTATGCTGGAAATGAAATTCATCCCATACTTTATAAATCAGAttaatttgagttaattttttgtgcAGCCACAGAACCAACTACGGCTTTCAATCTCTTTGTTGGAAACCTGAACTCTAGCAAGTCTGCTCCTGAACTAAAAACGGGTATCAGTGATGTTTTTGCTAAAAATGATCTTGCTGTTGTGGATGTCAGAATTGGTGTGTCCAGGTAGGTAAGGCGAAGTTAAACTAACCGTATTCCTGGGTCCGCTAatgctttttttcctccctttttagaACATTAGTACTTTACTCTTAATCATGAATGCGTCTTCAAAGTTTAGACATTAATGAACTGTTACTTAGATTATTAAATTGTATGACCTTCCCCAATTGAAGTTTCCATAATCTCCCTTAACTTTTGATAtagcacaaaatattttttaataagctatgagctttttttttttttttttaagctatgagcttttattcttaaaaatatgtaaaactattAGATCCAAATAACCAGACAGGATTCTCCTTCCTTGATGCTTTAACAAGTTCTTTTGTTAGCTGTTATGAGCAGTGTAGTTAATAAAGACAAACTGAGAGGTGGACCTGCATCAGGTCTTGCTTGGTACTTAAACCTCAGTCTGTATCCTGAGCTTTCAGTGTCTTAGTTTTGTTAATAGAGTGTGCTGCTTTTTAACGTAATCATTGCTTGCCCCATTGCATTAGTGTTGTTGCTTGTCTAGTATATATGTTAATGGGGctcttgcttttgctttttttaaacctGTAATTTTTATCCTTTGCCTTATCACCTTAAAGGAAGTTTGGCTATGTGGATTTTGAATCTGCTGAGGACCTGGAAAAAGCCTTAGAACTCACTGGTTTAAAAGTCTTTGGCAATGAAattaaactagaaaaaccaaAGGGAAAAGACAGTAAAAAAGGTATGTACTGCTTTAGGTAATTGTGATACTGATACACAATTCCTTAATTGATGTGTTTCTAGTCTGATTGGCCAGGTTAAATAattactctttttcctttttttcccccccagtgttgtgaggattaaataagttagaaTGTTAAATGTTTACAGTAGTGCCTGGCAGTGTTTGCTGGTGCTAGGAATTCCTGAGTCAGCAAgcaataatgaacttacaaaaAATTACTGTTTagctctggccggtgtgactGAGTTGGTGaacatcatctcatgcaccaaaaggttgcctgttcaaattcccagtcaggacacatacccaggttgcaggctggatcccctagtagggggtgtgcaggaggcagccagttgatgccTCTttccctaaattttaaaaatcttaaaaagaaatatagccTAGCCGTCGTGGTTCAGTCATTGAgcggtgacctatgaaccagggaacCAGgtggtcagggttccattcctggtcggggcatatatatatgcccaggttgcaggcttgaaccccattgtggggcgtggggggaggcagctgatcaatgattctcattgttgatgtttctaatctagctccctctctgaaatgcataaaaatgtatttaaaaagtaagtaattGTTTAGATGTATAGGCATACCTAATATAGGGAGATCTTTCCTCACTGGAATTAGATCAAATCCCTGACTATTCTTTTTGTATCCTTCATATACTTTGTCATGTTTCATGTGTGTTCAtgacttttttaaattgattttgagagaggaagggggggcggggagagatcCATCAATcggccactggggatcaagcccacaacccaggcttgtgcctttGCCCAGCcaattgagctacactggccagggctgctcatgacttaaaattaaaaactgcccaatggtgtggctcagtggatgagcattggcctataagccaggaggtcacggttcgataccccctgtggggcgtacaggaagcagccaatccatgattctttcgtcattgatgtttccatctccctctgccttcctctctgaaatcaataaaaatatatttaaaaatatgtatatatttagatttcagagaggaaggtggagagagaaacatcaatgatgagagagaatcacggatcggctgcctttttgcaagccccccactggggattgagcctgcaacccggcatgtgtccttgactggaatcaaatctgggatccttcagtccattggctgatgctctatgcacggatccaaaccatctagggcgaaaatagtatatttttgaaacaaaataaactgctaaGCACCTACTAGGTTGAGTTCTTAAGTATCCAGCACATAGTTTGATGTCGGGTGTGACAGGAGCTTGTGTCTTGATACTGCTGTATCGCCATACTATTAGTGTCTTTCTTGTACATTTATAGGACCCCAAATTATTTCCTAAACAGAACTTTTCTATTGGTCATTATCTTGGAGGTAAGGAGAAAGGTCTTTTAACCCATCCtgttcattttgtgttttttaaaatctagatcGAGATGCAAGAACACTTTTGGCAAAAAATCTGCCTTATAAAGTTACTCAGGACGAATTAAAAGAAGTGTTTGAAGATGCTATGGAAATCAGATTAGTCAGCAAGGATGGAAAAAGTAAAGGGTATGTTTTGTGTCTATCCAAATGTTACGAGTTTTATAAATCAATGTGATTCTAATTTATAAAAGGAATGACCCAGCTTCCTATGTATATGATTTGGGCAAATCTATAACCTGTGCCTTGATTTTCTATCCATATAATCAGGATAATGTACTTAACTCATAGTGATTTTAAAAGAAGAGTTAATGTGAAAAAAGGATTACAAAATGTATAGTGTATGCTTTGTAAGGAATGgcaattattttgaaatgaggTGGGCTTACTGTGAACACATTTTCTGGGAATACTTGACAAACTTAATGGGAGGAAAGTTTTTTGCTAAtcttacctgaggacatttttgtccatttctttttcggagaatggaagagagaatcattgatatgagacagacacatagactggttgcctccggCTGTGCCCCTGAGCCTTTGTTAGTGAATCTGACACTAACCAGTAACCCACACCAGCCTGGGTGGGAGGAAAGTTTGAAAAGTGGAAGATGGCAGAAACCTCAAACATTTCAACTAGTATAAAATTGGACATTTTTGTTGTACTCAGCTGAAGTAAGGTCATTGCTGAGATTAAAACATTTGTGTTAAAAATTAATGTCATTGTCCaaccttcatggcaaaccaggaggtcacggtttgattgaGGCcagccgggttgcgggctcaatctccagtgtggggcgtgaaggaggtGGCCagtcagattctctctcatcattgatgtttctatctctccctctccctctctgaaataaataaaaaaatatataattaaaaaattaatatggttttaaaattcaagcaaattctttttttaaaacacccTTTTGCAGGATTGCTTATATTGAATTTAAGACAGAAGCTGATGCAGAGAAAACCTTGGAAGAAAAGCAAGGAACAGAAATAGATGGGCGATCCATTTCTCTGTACTATACTGGAGAGAAAGGTCAAAATCAAGACCATAGAGGTGGAAAGAACAGCACGTGGAGTGGTAAGAATTTATAGTCTTCCTACAGGGTTCCAGAATTGATGGAGCGAAGTGCTTTgcatttttgaactttatataagttGACTGGGTGTAGATGTAGTTAAGCTAAGCAAGTTACGCTTATATTTGTAACAGTAATTCTGTGTCTTGAAtgtacattttcaaatttttaatgtacattttaaaattagaatattgTTCTAGGAAGATATAGATCAGTAGTCAGCTTACATTTTTGAATAACAGGAATGAAAGGAAGCCAGACATAACTGCATTATAGGTACTCAGTATATTGAGACACTCGGAATAGGATTCTATCTGCATCAACATTCGTATGTTGAAGCACAGAAATACTTAAGAACAAGATATAGCTGTGACTGAAGTTGCAAACCACTGTTTCACAGTCTTAATTTGGCATCTCTTTATTTGTAGGTGAATCAAAAACTCTTGTTTTAAGCAACCTTTCCTACAGTGCAACAGAAGAAACTCTTCAGGAAGTATTTGAGAAGGCAACATTTATCAAAGTGCCCCAGAACCAAAATGGCAAATCTAAAGGGTATAATAATTTGTATCTCTATGTTGTCAGTCATTGGCTGTAAGAGTGTCTTGAACAGTAGATATAATCCTCTAACCCTGTCTGTTAGAAGCTGGATCATTTTTAGctatataaagtataaaataaaaagcctcttTTATTTGCTTGAGGGGGGGAAAGGGCttatggcaggggtcctcaaactttttaaacggggccagttcactgtccctcagaccgttggagggccggactatagttttaaaaaaactatgaacaaattcctatgcacactgcacatatcttattttgaagtaaaaaaaacaaaacggcaaaaacacccgcatgtggcctgcgggccgtagtttgaggacgcctggcttatGGCATCAGATGTGATTGCAAAGGAGCCATGAGCTTGATAACGTATTCTAAATATTGTTCATCCTCAGGTATGCATTTATAGAATTTGCTTCATTTGAAGATGCTAAAGAAGCTTTAAATTcctgtaataaaagagaaatcgAGGGCAGAGCAATCAGACTGGAATTGCAAGGACCCAGAGGATCGCCTAATGCAAGAA
This Eptesicus fuscus isolate TK198812 chromosome 11, DD_ASM_mEF_20220401, whole genome shotgun sequence DNA region includes the following protein-coding sequences:
- the LOC103303196 gene encoding nucleolin; this translates as MVKLAKAGKNQGESKKMAPPPKEVEEDSEDEEMSDEEDESSGEEVIIPQKKGKKATTPGKKVMVSPTKKIAVATPGKKAVVTPGKKAVAVPTPGKKAAVTPAKALATPGKKGGTPGKALVATPGKKGAATPVKGAKNGKNAKKEDSDEDDDDDSEEEDDDDEEDEDEDEDEFQPAVMKATAAAPASDDEDDDEDEDEDEDEDDDEEDDSEEEPMEIAPAKGKKAPVKAVPVKSKSTAEDEDEEDDEDDEEDDEDDEEDDEDDDEEEDEEEEEEEPVKEAPGKRKKEMAKQKAAPEAKKQKVEATEPTTAFNLFVGNLNSSKSAPELKTGISDVFAKNDLAVVDVRIGVSRKFGYVDFESAEDLEKALELTGLKVFGNEIKLEKPKGKDSKKDRDARTLLAKNLPYKVTQDELKEVFEDAMEIRLVSKDGKSKGIAYIEFKTEADAEKTLEEKQGTEIDGRSISLYYTGEKGQNQDHRGGKNSTWSGESKTLVLSNLSYSATEETLQEVFEKATFIKVPQNQNGKSKGYAFIEFASFEDAKEALNSCNKREIEGRAIRLELQGPRGSPNARSQPSKTLFVKGLSEETTEETLKESFDGSVRARIVTDRETGSSKGFGFVDFNSEEDAKAAKEAMEDGEIDGNKVTLDWAKPKGEGGFGGRGGGRGGFGGRGGGRGGRGGFGGRGRGGFGGRGGFRGGRGGGGDHKPQGKKTKFE